Part of the Streptomyces sp. NBC_01408 genome is shown below.
GGACCAGGCCGGCCTCGGCGTTGGCCCGCCGCCACTGCCCGTACCGCACGGCCTCGGCGACGGCCTTCACGGCGCGCTCGGCCGCGGGGTAGGCGGGGATCCGGTACCCCTCGGACGGTGCGGGTGCCGGCGCGGGCGGCTGCGCCGCCGGTGCCGGCGTTCGCGGGGGTCCCGGCGGTGGCGCAGTCGATGCCTGTGGCCGCGGCGTGGCGGCCCGGCCCGGGGCGGCGGCCGGCGTGGCCGCGGTCGCCGGGGTCGCGGAGGACGTGGCCGCGGAGGACGTGGCCGCGGGGGACGTGGCCGCGGGCGCCGGGGCGGAGGCGGCCGGGGCGGAGGCCGTGGCCGCCGAGAGGGCGTCGGCCAGGGCGCCCAGCTCCACGTGGACCACCGCCACCGGCTTGCCGGGGTGCGCGGCCACCGCCTCGCGCAGGTCGTCGGCCAGGTCGTCGGCCAGCTCGTGCTCGCTGACCCAGGGGATGGCCGTGACGACGACCGCGTCGTTGGCCTCGGACGCCAGGGCCCCGGCGAGCGCGTCGCGGAAGTCCGCCGGTGAGGCCGCCGTCGTCAGGTCCAGGGGCGGCAGCGGCCGCAGGCCCTGGGTCAGGCAGGCGTCGTAGGTGAGGACCCCGAGGGATTCGGAGTTGCCGAGGATCGCGATCCTCGGGCCCGCGGGCAGCGGCTGGGAGGCCAGCAGCAGGCCGACGTCGACCAGTTCCGTGACCGTGTCCACGCGGATCACCCCCGCCTGCCGCAGCAGGGCGGAGACGGTGGCCTCCGGCAGCCGGGTTCCCGGGACGACGTGCCCGGCCGGGGTGTGGCGGCCGCCCTTGGCGACGACCACCGGCTTCACGGCCGCCGTCCGCCGGGCGAGGCGGGTGAACTTCCGCGGGTTGCCGAGCGTTTCCAGGTAGAGCAGCGCGACGTCCGTCGCCTCGTCCTCGTACCAGTACTGGAGGATGTCGTTCCCGGAGACGTCGGCCCGGTTCCCCGCCGAGACGAAGGAGGACAGGCCTTCGCCGCGCCGCAGCAGCGCGGAGAGCAGGGCGATCCCGATCGCCCCGGACTGCGTGAACAGGCCGATCCGGCCGCGCATCGGCATCGGCGCGGGAGTGAGGGAGGCGTTGAGCTCCACCTCCGGGGCCGTGTTGATCACCCCGTATGCGTTCGGGCCGATGAGGCGCATCCCGTACGAGCGCACCTGCCGCAGCAGTTCGCGCTGGCGGGCGAGCCCCGCCGGGCCGGACTCCCCGTAACCGGCGGACAGCACGACCAGGCCCTGGACCTCGTGCTCACCACAGGCCGCGACCGCCTCCGGGACCCGGTCCGCCGGGACCGCGAGCACCGCGAGGTCGACGGGTGCGCCGATGTCGGCGAGCGCGCGGTAGGCCCGTACGCCGTCCAGCAGGTCGGCCTCGACCGCCTCGTTGACGGCGTACAGGTGGCCGTGGAAGCCGCTGTCGCGCAGGTTGCGCAGGGCCGCGGCGCCCAGGCCCGCGCCGGAGCGGCTGACTCCGATCACCGCCACGGAGCCGGGGGCCAGCAGCCGCTGGACCGAGCGGGCCTCGGCCCGCTGTTCGCGGGCGCGCTGGACGGCGAGGGACTCGGCGGTGGGTTCGAGGTCGAGGGTGAGGTGGACGGACCCGTCCTCGAAGCTGCGCTTCTGCTGGTAGCCGACGTCCGTGAACACCTTGATCATCTTGGTGTTGGCGGGCAGTACCTCGGCGGCGAACCGGCGGATTCCGCGTTCCCTGGCCACCGCGCCGATGTGCTCGAGGAGGGCGGAGGCGACGCCGCGGCCCTGGTGGGCGTCCTGGACGAGGAAGGCCACCTCGGCCTCGTCGGCGGGGGCGGAGGCGGGCCGGCCGTCGGAGCCGATCCGGTCGTAGCGGACGGTGCCGATGAACTCCCCGCCGATGGTCGCCGCGAGTCCGACCCGGTCCACGAAGTCGTGGTGCGTGAAGCGGTGCACGTCGCGGTCGGAGAGCCGGGGGTAGGGGGCGAAGAAGCGGTAGTACTTCGACTCGTCGGACACCTGCTCGTAGAAGCTGACCAGCCGCCCGGCGTCCGCGGCGGCGATGGGCCTGATCCGGGCCGTGCCGCCGTCGCGAAGGACGACGTCCGCTTCCCAGTGGGCCGGGTACGAGGGGTCCGACTCGGTGGTCATGGGGCCACCTTAGGCGGTTCCCGGGCCGTGCGGCCCTGGCGCGGCGCATCGGGCAAGCGGCTGTAAACCAGTGCAAGCTGGGGAAGGTCGAACGGCGGCAGATTCCGGGGC
Proteins encoded:
- a CDS encoding bifunctional GNAT family N-acetyltransferase/acetate--CoA ligase family protein; translation: MTTESDPSYPAHWEADVVLRDGGTARIRPIAAADAGRLVSFYEQVSDESKYYRFFAPYPRLSDRDVHRFTHHDFVDRVGLAATIGGEFIGTVRYDRIGSDGRPASAPADEAEVAFLVQDAHQGRGVASALLEHIGAVARERGIRRFAAEVLPANTKMIKVFTDVGYQQKRSFEDGSVHLTLDLEPTAESLAVQRAREQRAEARSVQRLLAPGSVAVIGVSRSGAGLGAAALRNLRDSGFHGHLYAVNEAVEADLLDGVRAYRALADIGAPVDLAVLAVPADRVPEAVAACGEHEVQGLVVLSAGYGESGPAGLARQRELLRQVRSYGMRLIGPNAYGVINTAPEVELNASLTPAPMPMRGRIGLFTQSGAIGIALLSALLRRGEGLSSFVSAGNRADVSGNDILQYWYEDEATDVALLYLETLGNPRKFTRLARRTAAVKPVVVAKGGRHTPAGHVVPGTRLPEATVSALLRQAGVIRVDTVTELVDVGLLLASQPLPAGPRIAILGNSESLGVLTYDACLTQGLRPLPPLDLTTAASPADFRDALAGALASEANDAVVVTAIPWVSEHELADDLADDLREAVAAHPGKPVAVVHVELGALADALSAATASAPAASAPAPAATSPAATSSAATSSATPATAATPAAAPGRAATPRPQASTAPPPGPPRTPAPAAQPPAPAPAPSEGYRIPAYPAAERAVKAVAEAVRYGQWRRANAEAGLVPEYEDIDEAAAGAQLARLLAGVDAEAVLTLGDFDAHALLGRYGIHVMPTLPALSADAAARAARALGYPVVLKTTAPHLRHRADLGGVRLDLTNEAELRRSYEELAEALGRPAELQPVVQAMVPRGVDTVVRSVIDPAAGAVLSFGLAGVASELLGDTAHRLVPATDRDAAGLIRSIRTAPLLFGWRGSDPVDTPALEELLLRLSRLVDDHPEVIGVSLEPVVVAPEGLSVLSATVRVAHAPARGDLGPRTLPSY